In Populus alba chromosome 4, ASM523922v2, whole genome shotgun sequence, the genomic window TTTGATGAAGCTTACCTATCCTTAATCTTGAATCAGTTTTCTTGTTAACTAGTATTTCTCTTGCAGTTTACACTAATTAGccaattgaagtaaaaaatgtGTGTTAATATATCatagaattatatatttattgactCTACGACACAGGCAAGCATATGCTACGCTAGTTAGAAGTATGTCATCTCTCAGACCTTATCTTTTCGCAGGTATAATTCTCCGTGAGATGGGAGAAATGCCGAGCTTCCAATTGGGTGTTATTGGGGCCCTGTTCCTTTCAGTTGCATCATCTGTCTCCATTGTCATTTGCAACAAAGCTTTGATGAGCAATCTCGGATTCCCATTTGGTAAAAACTTGTTACCTGCACAAATTATGAGGGCATGCATTCTTTTGAAGATCTGTTTTCATTTTGCCATTGTCATTAAGAACAGGGAGTTGCGAATTGAAGCCTTTTATTGGATTTCTCACCATAAGAAAGCAGAAAAAATTTACCTTTCCTTTTTCCATTGATGTTGCAGCTACAACTCTCACTAGTTGGCACCTCATGGTAACATTCTGCACACTTCACGCGGCACATCGTCTCAATTTGTTTGAGTCCAAATCCATTGACATGAAGCCTGTGATGCTCTTCGGAATTCTAAATGGGGTTTCTATTGGACTTCTCAACTTGAGTCTTGGATTCAATTCTATTGGATTCTACCAGGTAAACCTTAATTCTACTTTCACTTCCAAATCGATTCGCCAAGTtgatacagttttttttttcttttactcgCTCTTGGTTCTGGAGATgttattttcttcatcttcttcttctttatattgCAGATGACCAAACTTGCAATCATACCATTCACTGTCCTATTGGAAACTCTGTTCCTGAAGAAGCAATTCAGGTTACTACagtcctgcatatttttatataaatatcagaTCAGATATCAATATACAGCTTGTATTGCTTTAATGTTATATGATTTTTCTCCAAGCACTCTATTATATTCTCTACGTATCGCAGCCAGAAGATAAAGCTTTCGCTCTTTGTCTTGCTTGTTGGAGTTGGCATTGCCTCTGTGACTGATCTCCAGCTCAACTTCGTGGGAACAATTCTCTCTCTCCTAGCCATTATAACAACCTGCGTTGGGCAAATTGTATCCTTTCTTTGCATGcgccattgatttttttcacttcaattcGGTGTTACATTACCATACTTCAGCTGGTAATGATCTCGGAGAAtaatttgactttgaaaatgaaaacaaacctGTTAGACTTCATAAACTACatgtattttcaagaaaatcattAACCTGCCCTCCCTAGAGGGACAAGTTCATTCTTAACTTGATTAATTCTTGAACAGCTGACAAGTACAATACAGAAGAGGCTAAATGTGTCTTCCACACAGCTGCTTTACCAGTCAGCCCCATTTCAAGCAGCAATTCTCTTTGTGTCAGGCCCCTTGGTGGATCAATTCCTCACCAGAAAGAACGTCTTTGCATACAAATATTCTTCAATAGTCTTGGTATTTATCCCGTTCCCATCTCTCTCTTGCTCGTGTTTTCGAGCTCTGACTATATACATACACACATGAAAGAGTGACAGAAAGCAATATTTATCCTTGAAAAACT contains:
- the LOC118038843 gene encoding UDP-xylose transporter 1; protein product: MGEMPSFQLGVIGALFLSVASSVSIVICNKALMSNLGFPFATTLTSWHLMVTFCTLHAAHRLNLFESKSIDMKPVMLFGILNGVSIGLLNLSLGFNSIGFYQMTKLAIIPFTVLLETLFLKKQFSQKIKLSLFVLLVGVGIASVTDLQLNFVGTILSLLAIITTCVGQILTSTIQKRLNVSSTQLLYQSAPFQAAILFVSGPLVDQFLTRKNVFAYKYSSIVLAFIILSCIISVSVNFSTFMVIGKTSPVTYQVLGHLKTCLVLGFGYTLLHDPFTMRNIAGILVAIFGMGLYSYFCVQENKKKQSVDLSLASQMKDKDSTPILGMQDKETSHDAKKSTKDSLV